One genomic segment of Leptospira kirschneri serovar Cynopteri str. 3522 CT includes these proteins:
- a CDS encoding TPM domain-containing protein, with amino-acid sequence MINQYTNKKAAILRIWNHTLESFLFFFHFSQDKSKSYRFKKYFSTEDLEKIESEVSKSEVLHKGEIKVILELNLPVSRIIQGLTAKQRAEELFSQKRIWDTEENTGILIYIQLIDRKIELLADRGIYKKIGQNTLDEICKEMQNGFRSEHYLKSILFAIEEFSSLLQKYFPSGKQNSNELPDKPEVI; translated from the coding sequence ATGATAAATCAATATACAAACAAAAAAGCCGCCATCCTAAGAATTTGGAATCATACTTTAGAATCCTTTTTGTTTTTTTTCCATTTTTCACAAGATAAATCCAAATCCTATCGTTTTAAAAAATATTTTAGCACAGAGGATTTAGAAAAAATAGAATCCGAGGTTTCTAAATCGGAAGTTCTACACAAAGGTGAAATCAAAGTCATTTTAGAACTGAATCTTCCGGTTTCCAGAATAATCCAAGGACTTACTGCAAAACAAAGAGCCGAAGAATTATTTTCACAAAAAAGAATTTGGGACACGGAAGAAAATACAGGAATTTTAATATACATTCAATTGATAGACCGTAAAATCGAACTATTGGCGGATCGGGGAATTTACAAAAAAATAGGCCAAAACACGTTAGACGAAATATGTAAAGAAATGCAGAACGGATTTCGTTCAGAACATTACCTGAAAAGTATTCTTTTTGCAATCGAAGAATTTAGTTCCCTTCTTCAAAAATACTTTCCTTCCGGAAAACAAAATTCAAACGAACTACCGGATAAACCGGAAGTAATTTAA